In one Vicia villosa cultivar HV-30 ecotype Madison, WI unplaced genomic scaffold, Vvil1.0 ctg.001961F_1_1, whole genome shotgun sequence genomic region, the following are encoded:
- the LOC131637281 gene encoding gibberellin-regulated protein 12-like — MSKLFCATLLIFVTVFLIQNASAGGEGSLYAEQCKGACDYRCSETEYKEGCLTYCNMCCRKCLCVPSGTSGHKEECPCYRGGPNCP, encoded by the exons atgtctaaacttttttgtGCAACTCTTCTAATATTTGTTACAGTTTTTCTAATTCAAAATGCATCA GCCGGTGGAGAAGGATCACTTTATGCTGAAC AATGCAAAGGTGCGTGTGACTATCGTTGTTCAGAGACTGAATATAAGGAAGGATGTCTAACATACTGCAACATGTGTTGTAGAAAATGTTTGTGTGTGCCATCGGGAACAAGTGGCCATAAGGAAGAATGTCCATGTTATAGAGGAGGACCCAATTgcccttaa
- the LOC131637269 gene encoding EH domain-containing protein 1: protein MELDPIPIGSCSKEHQSIYQLWFNHADADADGRVTGNDATKFFAMSNLSRQDLKQVWAIADSKRQGYLGLQEFIIAMQLVSLGQSGHPITHDLLSSDVDLKNLKPPIMEGLDVLLAKKKHKQKNEDANGSSQLQPSLSSSWFSSKSTKKVPLSSVTSIIDGLKRLYIQKLKPLEVTYRFNDFVSPLLTNSDFDAKPMVMLLGQYSTGKTTFIKHLLKCSYPGAHIGPEPTTDRFVVVMSGPDERSIPGNTVAVQADMPFSGLTTFGTAFLSKFECSQMPHPLLEHITFVDSPGVLSGEKQRTQRAYDFTGVTSWFAAKCDLILLLFDPHKLDISDEFNRVISSLRGHDDKIRVVLNKADQVDTQQLMRIYGALMWSLGKVLNTPEVIRVYIGSFNDKPVNDAVTGPIGKELFEKEQEDLLSDLKDIPKAACDRRINEFVKRARAVKIHAYIISHLKKEMPAMMGKSKAQQKLIDNLEGEFGKVQREFHLPPGDFPNVEHFRESLRGYNIDKFEKLKTKMIRVVDDMLAYDIPNLLKNFKNPYD from the exons ATGGAGTTGGATCCGATCCCAATCGGTTCGTGCTCCAAAGAGCATCAGAGCATTTACCAACTCTGGTTCAATCACGCTGATGCAG ATGCTGATGGCCGCGTTACCGGGAATGACGCCACCAAGTTTTTCGCCATGTCCAATTTGTCTCGTCAAGATCTTAAACAG GTGTGGGCTATTGCAGATTCAAAGCGACAAGGTTATCTAGGACTCCAAGAGTTTATCATTGCTATGCAG CTAGTTTCTTTGGGACAATCTGGACATCCAATAACACATGATTTGCTGAGTAGTGATG TTGATTTGAAAAATCTGAAACCTCCCATAATGGAGGGTTTGGATGTATTACTGGCT AAGAAAAAGCATAAACAAAAAAACGAGGATGCAAATG GTAGTTCTCAATTACAGCCATCACTATCAAGTAGTTGGTTTTCTTCAAAATCCACAAAAAAG GTTCCACTTTCCTCTGTGACATCAATAATTGATGGCTTGAAGAGACTCTACATCCAGAAGTTGAAGCCTTTAGAAGTTACTTATCGCTTCAATGATTTTGTCTCCCCGTTATTG ACAAATAGTGATTTTGATGCCAAACCTATGGTTATGCTTTTGGGTCAATACTCAACTGGTAAAACAACATTTATCAAACATCTGCTTAAATGTAGTTATCCAG GTGCACATATTGGACCCGAGCCTACTACTGATAGGTTTGTTGTCGTCATG TCTGGACCTGATGAGAGAAGCATTCCTGGAAATACTGTTGCTGTCCAAGCAGACATGCCATTTAGTGGACTCACAACTTTTGGCACAGCTTTTTTGTCAAAATTTGAGTGTTCACAAATGCCTCATCCT CTACTAGAGCACATTACATTTGTGGACAGTCCTGGAGTTCTATCTGGAGAAAAGCAACGGACGCAACGAGCATATGATTTTACGGGCGTAACATCTTGGTTTGCTGCCAAGTGTGATTTGATACTCCTCTTGTTTGATCCTCACAAACTTGACATTAGTGATGAGTTCAATCGCGTGATATCATCTTTACGGGGACATGATGACAAAATTCGAGTGGTTTTGAACAAGGCAGATCAAGTTGATACTCAGCAA CTGATGAGGATTTACGGAGCCTTAATGTGGTCACTCGGGAAGGTGCTGAACACACCTGAAGTCATCCGTGTGTATATTGG CTCTTTTAACGACAAGCCTGTAAATGATGCTGTCACTGGTCCAATCGGAAAGGAACTCTTTGAAAAAGAGCAGGAAGACCTTCTTTCAGATCTGAAAGATATACCCAAGGCGGCTTGTGATCGAAGA ATCAACGAGTTTGTAAAACGAGCCCGAGCAGTTAAGATACATGCTTACATTATTAGTCATCTTAAAAAGGAGATGCCTGCAATGATGGGCAAAAGTAAAGCTCAGCAAAAACTAATTGATAACTTGGAAGGTGAATTTGGAAAG GTACAAAGGGAATTCCATTTACCTCCTGGTGACTTTCCAAATGTTGAGCACTTCAGAGAGAGCTTGCGTGGTTATAATATTGACaagtttgaaaaattgaaaacaaaaatgataCGAGTAGTTGATGACATGCTTGCGTACGATATTCCTAACCTCTTGAAGAATTTTAAGAATCCCTATGATTAA